atttatgtatttttaatttttatttggtaTGAAAGTGATAATATTATAGAAATTGATAATTATTGATTGtcaattaatattcaaatacGATCAAGATGAGTCAATCTGTTCAGATAAGATAAGTTCTCAccctaaaatataattatctcCAAGTGAGATAATTTGATCcttaaatataattatctttAAGTGAGATAATTCCGGAATTAGAATTCCGGTTGATCTTCATCTTCTAAACCTTATCAAATAAGATTTtcttctttataaatagagatccCTATATAAGGTTTGGGACAAACAGAAAATCACAAAGCATTATATATTGTGAGTGTTCTTATCAGTAGAATAGGTATTTGGGTTGTGGCTAGAGTGCACTTTTCTTACTATAATTGTGCATTTGACTTGAAAGTTTGAAGAGGCTCATGGCATAACAAATTTCAAAGATCTGATTTTTCATTGCTAATCAGGTATTTATCTTTATGATATTTACAATTTATACATCAAATAACTAACAAATGGTATAAGAGTTTCGATCTTAGAAACTCGTGAATTATTTCAGCAtaaatttgtttgattttttgtatTTGCGTATATCGATTTGTAcatcaaaaaattaatgtaatcaCTGGAAAGTCCAATCGTGATTATCGCTAGCTTCGTGGCTTGAAGGGAGCCTCTATAAtgcaacattttctttatcaCGACTAATGTTCCTATCATGAGTATTGATGTCATCTAACCAACCATGGCCAAAGTTGTCGCTAACGGAGCATACGTTGCGGCTAGAGATGACAAAATGGGCTTGGCCCGACGGGCTGGCCCGTTGGGGCCCGGCCCGGCACCGGGCTAGGaccagcattttgctggcccatttaaggccagGCCGATTTGACCCGGCCCGCTAATCAGccacccccccccaaacaacCCACGCCCTTCGctctcagcctcgcctctcgccctctgtctcgccctcgccctcgccctcgcccgtgcccctcgctcgccctcgctcgccgccCTTGCCCCTCAGTCGCCCCTCTGGGTGGGTTGGGCTGGCCCGTTTGGCCTGCGAGCCCGTGTAGGGCccggctagggccagcaatctgctggcccgtttttaagtgggccgatttggcccggcccgcagGCCACTTGGTGGTGGGCCTGGCCTGTTCGGCCTGGCTCTTTTGCCATCTCTAGTTGCAGCCATTCGTGCCACTAACGAGCGTGGGGCGATGTGCTAATGACCGTTGATGGTCGATGGCTTAAGCTCCTCCCATGGCCAACGATTCAAGtcttcaccatggccatgggtTCACTATGTTCATCACCTCAGGTGTGGGATGGATCAATTGCATGGGTTTTTCTTGCAAGGCTAAGGCTATGTCATCGTCGACCGTGCACATCACGACTAGTGTGAGATGACATTGTAGGCCAATGTGGGGTGACGTGGCAGTGATGTTCTACGGACATTACCATGGTTGACGACTCAAGTTCCTGTaagtcccttagggtatggccactcaagaggggggtgaattgagtatttaaaatttttggtaatttacttaattaaaattatttttatttaattttaaacaaattaagctTTTGTAACTGTGTACAAATAAAttgcaagccacaagatatagcaaaaataaataaatgaggcacaagacaatttatagtgattcgatGTCTCCACACACACTTACTCCACTCTCCTAATGTCTCAACCACCCTTGGAGTTCCACTAATCTCGCCAAGGTTTTCATACTacctcacattgaaaactagatacactcatAGATTACAACAAGTTCTAGGTAACCACTACACTATGGTTTTCTCCCTATCttacattgaaaactagatacacctagattttaatgattTTAGAAAACCTATATAGTCCACGATAATAGTTTAAATGATTACAATTAGTTGTCCACACTTGGATACAAACGAATAAGCAATTAAGCGCAAATATacatacaagaaaataaaaataataaaataaatcaatgacCTCgatttgaatggagaagatcggaTTTGATTTTGagatctctttttctcctcttgccttatGACTCTTCAATGGATGTTCAATGATGCTTTGAGAGCCTCGGATTGCTTGGATGtttgcttgagagcgtttgagagctttcagGTGTTTTAGATATGCAATATGTACActtcttaattttcaaaaatgagtttagggctatttataggcattctGAAAATACTATAGCATTACTATTCACAACGGTCAAATTTACTGTTCAAACGGTCGGATTACTGTAGTATACTATAGCGTACTATAGCAAtggtaaaaaaattaactttcgATCcagattttgagaaaaaaaatatttatatgaatttttacatgaaaaatactaattttgataatgcatatactatgccaaaatattttataaattaataaaaaataattaggtacaaaatatcatttttgttaatcatcaaaacttaattgaaaattaaatagaacaagttggctcaacagttACTCGCCAGGCAAGCAAAGTAGTTCGATCGACCACGACCTCATGGGCTTCAGGTCTTACTGTTACCATCATGGGCTACATTCCGTTGTCGTGGGTTCGCAGTGGTCGTCGACCAATGGTGGCCACGATTTTCGGTTCGTCTTCACCCTATTAATGTTAAGCTATCAATTTTTTTACTCACTATCACCCATGATCAATTCCCTACACCCGTCGTAGTCGACTTGCTCCCATTAATGGTGGCCACATAGGCTTCCAATTGGAAAAAAAGGAGGGGAGAAAACTAGAGGCGGCAGCGACGCTGCTACAAGGGTTAAAACCCTAAGTGATTTTGGGGAAGAAGACCCATTAAGTGTCAGCTCAACCTACTAGGTCAGATTCAAATTAGGTTGACCCAATCCACCAAGCAATCCATAAAGCAAATCTGAATCAAGGTCAACCCAATCCATTAAGGGTAGATCTATGTGAGTGTGGACCAAGCCCGACCCAGTTCTTGACCCATTATAGCAGATCTACAATCTtgatccaaatccaaatctggAAAAAGTCTTTTCTCCtaaaaaaaaagccaaacaattttttttgtatagtaTATCCATTTTTTGGAatactaatttttgaaaattactgATGTTATCATCTTTATGACATGTTCTATAGTACATATGCATGGATTAAATATTCTAGGagaattttatgtaaattttgttaGAACCTAGAATACATACTAGGGTGGTATGTAcactttaattctttttcataatcatgaaaaattattatgtgtttttaaATTTGTCATGATAATTGCATTAGTTTCAAATATTTACGATGAATCTGAACATGCATGTGAGATAAATATGTTCTGGCATATTTTTGTGGATTGcgcaaataattaattatataatagtCAAACATGTGTATATGGATGATGATTGGAAGCATCGATGACCTTTCGATTCCAATATATATGTGACATTATTATattcttgatttgttttttgCAATTATGATGCTGTGATATTATATGCTAGCTCATGGATTGTCATGTCCCTTGATCAGTTATCATGTTTATTGCAACCAATAGTATAATTGCAAAACTGAATAAGGGTGAAAAATTATATGGAGGCAATTATGATATGTGGCATTGAAAGGTGTAATTCATACTTGAAGAAATTGAAGTCCTAGAGACTTTGACAAACGTCATGGTTTAGCTTGAAGGTGGGAAGATGGCCCAACATCGGAGAGATCTGGAGGCATATAATGCTTGGGAAAGGAAAAATACCCTAGCTCACATTACATTACTGAGTTGTATGCAAGATGACATTCTTTGTCAATTTAACAATATGAAACTGCTAGAGATATGTGGAATGCCATAAAAGATAGATATGGCAATACCTCACTATCAAGGCAAATGATTCTCATAATCAAATCTGACACTTATAAGATGCGCCCGAATCATAATATGAGATATCATCTCAGGGCAATGTCAAATATGATTAGAGAACCCCAATCAACAAGGTATAATCTCACTAACGAGTAGCAAGTTTAGGTTGTTATCAGATCTCTCCCTGCTACTTGGGAACATATGAAAGTAAACATGATGCATAATGATAACATCATAATGTTTGATGATATTGCTCATCATTTGGAGTTGGAAGATGAGCACATACAGGTTGTTGGAATTTCTAATCAGACACATGTTGTCGAATCAAACTCCAAGAAGTCCTTtcataaaagaaaatggaaaggaaaaaGTTCTCAAGTCAAGAAGGCTATGAAGTAGAACCAAGATAAACCTAAGGCCAACTTGCGCCAAAGAGGCAAGCGAGGTGGAAAAAATGATATGTCGAAAGTTAAATGCTACAATTGTGGTCACAAGGGCCATTTCGCTCTGGATTGTGCTGAGCCAAAAAAAGTTGTGTTTCATTCCACTCATGTGGCTTTAGTTTCTAGTTGTGTCATGGCTGACTCTTGTCCTTTGTGGATTGTAGACTCAACAGCAACCGACCACATAGTAAGAGACTATGGAACCTTTGTGGAATATCGTTGGATACCTAAGAAATCAAGATAGATATTCGTGGGGAACAATGCAAGAGTCGAAGTCAAGGGCATAGGAACTTGTTAACTCCAACTTCACGGTGGACAAACTCTACATCTCCAAGTCTTGTTTGCTCCAgatttttgatgaaatttaattttcgtTACAATCCTTCTTAATTTAGGTTTCAGATTAAATTTCTTCAGTATGAGTATGGATTTGTTTTTAGAAACAATTTACtatggttatattttttttttttccgaatGGTGTTATGGTTATGGATTGTGATTTTAGTAATTATAATCAAGCTTGCTCTTTTCTTACATCTCATGAAAATATGGATGTAAATGTGAATGTTTGGAATGCTAGCCTGGGTCATATTGGGCAAGAAAGAATGAATAGGCTAGCTCAAGAAGGCCTTTTAGGCCCACTCACTAAAGTTGACTTGCCCACATGTGAACATTGTCTAGTTGGCAAAATAACGATAAAACCatttggaaaaggaaaaaagagctAATTTTACATTGGAGCTCATCTACTATGACATCTGTGGTCCAATGAGTATAAGGGCGAGGCATGGGGCCTTATATTTCATcacttttatagatgatttcaTGCGTTATGGATatgtttcttttgatttctcacAAATCTGAAGCATTGGAATGCTTCAAACGATACAGAAATTTGGTGGATAATCAAATCAGAAAAAAGATCAAAACTTTAAGAACTGATCGTGGGCGTGAATATCTATCCGATCTCTTTAGAGAGTTTTGTGATGAAAAGGGGATTGAGAGACAATTCACTCTCTcatatactccacaacaaaatagtgTTACTGAAAGAAGGAACATAACCCTTTTGGAAACGATTAGGTTGATGATGGTGCAAACAAATCTACTAATTTCATATTGGGGAGATGTACTATTGAATGTTGCCTACACACCTAATCAAGTGCCCTCCAAATCAGTGAATAATATTCCTTATGAGTTATGAATAGGAGGAAAACCTGACCTAACAAATCTAAGACTCTAGGGGACAGTAGCATTTGTTCATAACCTTTCacagaattttgaaaaattgggaTCGAGGGGTAAAAAGTGTATTTTTGTGAGACACTCAAAACACTCCAAAGGATATGTATtcattgaagaaaatgaagatgagactatttttgaaattgaatcaCGAGATGCTACATTTTTGGAAAATGATTTTCCCAAAAGGGGCGAGGTTGATAAGGATTCCCAACTATACAAGTTAGGAGATCCTGAACCAAGTGTTCATCCAATTGGATCTAATGAGGAGTATAATGCGACATCAACTCTTGATCCAAGTGGGAGTGACACACATGAGACAATTCCTTAGAAGGGATTAGTAACAAGGAGTAGTTGAAAAAACATTccctatcattttttttagattaaagGGGAAGCTTTTATGGTAGCTCCTTGTGACCTTGATGAGCCTAACAATTTTGAACATGCTATGAAATCCTCgaataaagaaaaatggatgAGTACAATGGAAGATGAGATAGAGTCTATGAAATCAAACCATGTCTGGGACTTGGTTGATCTTTCGTCTGACCATAGAGCCATTGACAATAAATGGGTCCTGAGGATCAAATGGAAGGTGGATGGGACGATAGAAATATTCAGACCTCGTCTTGTTGTGAAAGGTTATACGTAATAAAATGGTATAGACTATGAAGAAACGTTCTCTCCTGTTGTAAGGATGGCGTCTATATGTTTGATTTCAGCCATCATCGCACATATGGACCTTgaattacatcaaatggatgtaaatATTGCTTTCCTCTATGGAGAATTAAAAGAGGAAATCTACATGGATCAGCTTAAAGGTTTCGTCAAAAGGGGGCTAAGAAGCAAAggtttgcaaattaaaaaaaaaaaatctatctatGACCTTAAACAGTCTTCTTGATAGTGGTATATACGATTTCATAAAGCAATTGTTGCTAATGAATTTGTAATGATTCAACAAGATCACTGTGTTTATGTCAAAAGGTCAAAAAGATTTCTTTGTTATTCTAAcattatatgtggatgacatgttaTTGGTTGGAAATAGCATAGAGTTTGTTTTAACTATCAAAAGTTGGTTGAGTTCCAATTTTGAGATGAATGATATGGGTGAGGTTGCTTATATTATTGGAGTTAAGATCTATAGGGATCGTTTAAGAAAACTCCTATCATTGTCTCAAGAATCTTACATTGAAAAAATTCTTGATCGTTTCAATATGAGCAGATGTAAACCCATGGACACTCCAATAGCTAAATGACAAACTTTGAGCCTAGCAATATGTCCCTCGACTCCTACAGAGAAAGCTCAAATGAAAAACATGCCATACCTAAGTGCATTGGAAGTTTGATGTATGCCATGATGTGCACCAGAACGAATATTTGTTATGCGATCGGATTGGTAAGTAGATACCAATCAAATTTAGGACAAAAAGAATCAAGAGCTAGCATAAGTATGTCAATCAGACAAGGATCGCTTCCCTCACACGAATGATCACTTTTATCACTTTTGTAGTGAGTAGATATGAGACACAATATTTTTGGAGCAAATATACTAAAGTATACCATACACATAAATATTGGTGTCGCCTTGGATAGTTACCAAGATGAGGCAATTTTTGTAATGGCTAAACATGATAAATCCACAATCTGTAAGTCTAATATGAGCTAGACCTAGTGCATAGTGGGAGGTGCGATTGAAAAAAGATTTGTATGGTCATAGAAGTGACATACGTTCTTTAGTGTGAGGAAATCACCACAGCATGTAATTCATACTACATGTGCTTATGAGTACGATCAATAAGGGAAGTGAGTACAAATTGAGACATCCCTCATTCTTACTGTGTGAGTCctttgaaacatttttttttttttttgtgaatgtATTATATTGTGCCTTTGGGAATTATTGACTATATTATGAAGTAATGGGTCAATAAATGCTACTCTGGTATGTTTCCTATAGTTGTGGAGAGATTCAACTTATGAAATATTTATAGGAGAGCGATTGATCCAAAATGAATTATAATATGATTCAAATTGGATTAATATGAGTATAAGAATAAGACTTaatcattttcatgaatatatgtattCTCCAATTGGACAATTGTgatatctttgtgatatttgaACAATTGTGGATACGTATATATGAATCAATAATTTTTCATTGAGGGAATGAGATAATGTTAAGTCGATACACAACAAGATGTTTCATCAGATTGGAGCGGAAGGTTCTCTGATGAATTTTTGCTCTTGTTTTTCCTCAATTATATTTCGCAGGTCACACGACCCATTTTACAGTATGAAACTCTACTTTGATAAGAGAGGTTATACTTATACTTTAGGTATTAGGTGACTCATCATGCTCAAATGGgagataattgataattattgataattgtcaattaatatttaaataggaTCAATATGAGATAAGTTCTCAtcctataatataattatctcTAAGTGAGATAATtctagaattagaattctagttgatcTTTATCTCCTAAATCTTATCGGATAaggttttatcttttataactTGAGGTCTTTACATAAGGTTTGAGATACATAGAgacatacaaaaaattatagagTATCATATATTGTGAGAGTTTTTATTAGTAGAGCGGGTATTTGGGTTGTGATTAGAGTGCACTTTTTGAACTGTGATTATGCATTTGATCTGAAAGTTTGAGAAGGGTCGTGACATAATAAATTTcaaagatttgattttttttgttgctaattAGGTATTTATCtttatgatatttataatttacgCCTAAAATAGCTTAGAAATATAAGATTTGTGTGTTTAATGGCTGGGAACATTGGAAAAAGTTATGTGAAAAGTAGAGGTAATTAGGTTAGTCTAAAATTGGGAAGATGGGCAACTGAAGCGAGTGAGGTGCATAAGTTTGACCAggcaaaggaaaagaagaggtTGGACCTGCCCGCGTACTTGCTAGTTGTGCGtaccagccagccagccagccacccacccacccacccaatTGGAAAATGATTAGCCATAGTAGTTttaactctctctttctctctcttaacACTCCGCTATATGCTCTCTTCCCCTAATAGCAAATTAAAGATGGCAAAAAGACCAAATAAGAATCCAAATCTGGATGGAGAAGGCCCACCCGCTCACTGGTAActgcttattattattattattattattctttttcttttgtttttgattgattgataatagcatgaatgaatgaaaaacGTCTCAAAAAGAAGAATATAcgataattttttaagaaaggggaaggagagagggagagagcgcGTATTGAAAGCAAGCAAGCTGGCTGGTCAGCAGCCAGCCAGCAAGCagtcttattattattattattaattaattaattaatataatataataataaacaaataaaacataataataaataaaaatatggtgCGGTGTTATCTCAGCAAGACCAACCCGCGCCCGCCCGACCGCGGTGGtccaattatattatattataataattagaaaaatatagcATATATAGGggggaaggaaggaaggaaggaaggacgGAAAAGGGGATCCCTATTCTCTCTCATCCAAAGTAAATAATGATAGATACGGAGGCGGAGCACTTGGGCGTCCATTCTCATCGTCATCGTCCTCCTCCTCAAAGCTGATCCCAATCTATACAAATTCATTCTTCCTTCTGTTCCACCCTGGTACTGGATCTAATCCCTCTTTTACTACTGCTTTCTATTGTGGATCATATCATTCTTATCTGTCTGTCTATTTGTTTGATTCTCACTGTTTCTGCTGGGAAAATTACTTTCCTGACATTTTCTTCGTGCTATCTACTCTCTGTTTCGATGAATCGATCATTCGTGATCTATATAGCTACCTTATTACTGATGTTACCGAGTCCGATCTGATGTCATAATTCTTTCTTATTCACTCACAATATGTGTGCCTCtctgttcatcttcttttgtttcttcattcATGTCTTTTGAAACAAGCAAAAAGAATGCTATATTTTGGCCTTCTGAGTTTGGATCTGAGATGAAGACCTTATTATTCttatttgctctctctctctctctctctctccccgtcCCCTTACCGATCTCTGTTTTGAAGTGACTAACAATGTGATTGGCTAGGAAACGTCGGATGAGAAGAGACTCTGAACTAGCAAGTGGGAAAAGACGAGTGGAGACGATAGTTTGATTGTTTGATGGGCAATACATGCCGTGGCTCTTTTGGGATAAAAGATTTTCAGGGCTACAGTCAGCCCGACGAGCAGCAGTCCATTTCCAAGCGCAACACTTCTAGCTCTAGCCGTCCTGACAACTATCCCTCCAGCTTGAACTCCCAACAACCCATCTCTCAAGAATTCTCCAAGGACAACCCCAAGAAAAATAATACCGACAACAATAATATGAATAATAATAGTCCTCTTGCTAGCTCCACAAAAGACAGCATCATAAGGCGTGGACCTGATAACCAGGCTTATTATGTATTGGGTCATAAGACCGCCAACATTCGTGATCTTTACACATTGGGCCGTAAATTAGGGCAGGGACAGTTTGGTACTACTTATTCCTGCACTGAGATTTCCACAGGCATTGAATATGCATGTAAATCAATCTCCAAGAGGAAGCTGATTTCAAAAGAAGACGTGGAGGATGTCAGGAGGGAGATTCAGATAATGCACCATTTGGCAGGTTACAAGAATATTGTGACCATTAAGGGCGCATATGAGGACCCCTTGTATGTTCACATTGTAATGGAGCTTTGTGCTGGAGGTGAATTGTTTGACCGTATCATTCAGAGGGGACATTACAGCGAGAGGAGGGCTGCTGAATTGACAAAGATTATCGTAGGGGTTGTTCAGACATGCCATTCCTTGGGGGTTATGCACAGAGATCTAAAGCCTGAGAATTTCTTGTTGGTTAACAAGGATGatgatttctctctcaaagccATTGATTTTGGACTTTCAGTTTTCTTTAAGCCaggtaaatttgatttttgaagaagaaataaaaaagaaaagaaaagatttagGTGCTCCTTCTTTatggtttgaatttttttatgcaCACCTGTTGGTTAAAATCAGAGCATCTAATAAATAGTACAAAAAGCACCAAGTTTTGGAGTATTTTCAACCTATTGTAGTTGCTGCTACTCCAGGTCAGATTTTCACTGATGTGGTTGGAAGCCCATATTACGTTGCTCCTGAAGTGCTTTTGAAGCATTATGGTCCAGAAGCAGACGTCTGGACAGCAGGTGTCATACTATATATACTGCTAAGTGGTGTGCCACCCTTTTGGGCAGGTATGCATGCTTCTTTACATTAGGCCTGCATAAGATATTTGATTTGTGGGTGCGATGTGATAAAAGTTCAATCTATTTGCAATTCAGAAACTCAACAAGGGATATTTGATGCGGTTTTGAAGGGGTACATTGACTTTGACTCAGACCCATGGCCCCTAATATCAGATAGCGCTAAGGATTTAATAAGGAAGATGTTATGCTCTCGACCTTCAGAACGGTTAACAGCTCATCAAGTATTATGTATGTGTAACTTCTTCCAAATCTGCATTTTCTGTTGTGATACCCTAATTTGGATGATATGTGGAAGTTGGAAATTGTTGTGGTGATTGCACAAAAGTATTTGGTTTAAATTCTGTTTAGAATGCTGACCACATATTGCATAACGGAACTATTAAAAATTGTGTTCATGATTCTTTAATAGCTTAACTATGTGAAGGTTTGTGTATTCCTGGTGACGATTATATGGACTGTCTTTCCAAAAACAATTGATAGTGAccctttaatttatgttttaactTAAATGACACATTGGCACACAATTGAGGATGCTTTATTGGGTACAAACAATCGAGGatggatttatagtggtttaaactaaatatttctttcTTAAGGATCTTTAGTAGAGGGAGTTAAGCACCAAGAAATATTTGCAATTGAGGGTCTTCTATTAGGAATCCTTTCTACTCTTCTCCCCCTGAAAGAGGAAGAGAGGTGCAAAAGTGAACCAGTTAGACCAAAAAACCCAGTGCACATGACCATTTAATTTGTTCCAATTCTCAACATGCCCCAGTTAAGTTCTTTCTTAGGATTTTGACCAATCAACTTAACTTGgggtttgggttgtgtaatcAGTTTATCCTAGCCAATTCCAGAGACATATGCATAATTTTGAGAAAGTTTATGCTGAATGCCCATTCAATGACATTCAACCCTTAATGGGGAAACTTTTCCTATGTAGAATCATTTTATCTTTGCTGATTTGGGACCGGAGCTTACAAATAACTAAACTAGCACACATATTTTTGTAGGAAACTTCAGTTTTACATTAGCTGCAAGGTAGCGTG
This window of the Diospyros lotus cultivar Yz01 chromosome 5, ASM1463336v1, whole genome shotgun sequence genome carries:
- the LOC127801328 gene encoding calcium-dependent protein kinase 26; protein product: MGNTCRGSFGIKDFQGYSQPDEQQSISKRNTSSSSRPDNYPSSLNSQQPISQEFSKDNPKKNNTDNNNMNNNSPLASSTKDSIIRRGPDNQAYYVLGHKTANIRDLYTLGRKLGQGQFGTTYSCTEISTGIEYACKSISKRKLISKEDVEDVRREIQIMHHLAGYKNIVTIKGAYEDPLYVHIVMELCAGGELFDRIIQRGHYSERRAAELTKIIVGVVQTCHSLGVMHRDLKPENFLLVNKDDDFSLKAIDFGLSVFFKPGQIFTDVVGSPYYVAPEVLLKHYGPEADVWTAGVILYILLSGVPPFWAETQQGIFDAVLKGYIDFDSDPWPLISDSAKDLIRKMLCSRPSERLTAHQVLCHPWICENGVAPDRALDPAVLCRLKQFSAMNKLKKMALRVIAESLSEEEIAGLREMFKSMDTDNSGAITFDELKAGLRRYGSTMKDTEIRDLMDAADVDNSGTIDYGEFIAATIHLNKLEREEHLVAAFQYFDKDGSGYITVDELQQACVDHNMTDVFLEDIIREVDQDNDGRIDYQEFVAMMQKGNAGIGRRTMRNSLNFSMRDAPGAH